GTTGGCGCTTCTTCTTATCATCCTCGGCGCGTCGTCTCTGACGGGATGCATTGCGGCGAGCGGAGGAGCAGGGCTCACCAGGGGCAGCTTCCCCAAGGGATTCGTCTTcggcaccgcctccgccgcgtaCCAGGTTCGTAGTTTCGTGCCGGCCCTTctgtattttcttcttctgattcTGATTCTGATCAGGCAAGCTTGGTTTCGGCCGGCGGAACTCACGGCACCATTCCTTGGTTCTCCTTCTTCATGGCACGCTGCATACTTGATGAGTGATCTTTGACCAATCCTTGGCCATTATATGCTAGCTCCATGCATAGTTAATCGAGGGCGTCCTGATGGATGATTTGCTTCGGACCAATTAGTACGTACATCATTTGCTGtttaaaaagaagaacaaacatcATTAGCTAACTAGTTGAAAGATTAAGGGCGCTAGCAAAGCTCGATCGAAGAGGAGCAGAGGACCCATGGGATGATGATGGGGGCGGTCCAGACGGGACAAAAAGGCCAGCGCTTTGTTCAATGTTTTCTTTCCATTACAACAAAGTTGTATTCCTGTCTTGTGCCCTTGGGTTTGCCTTTTGCCTTTTGACGGGTGCCATGTTGTATCGTTCTTCTCGTCTGTCTCACTATCTCTGGTTAGCAGTTAGCACTACTACTGTATATCCTCTTCCCGTCCACCTCAAACATAACTTTCACAGCAGTGCACGGGCGTGCACGGCAAAAATCGCATGCACAAGGAGTTAAAAACCGACGGGACATCCCTCTCATCGCTCGATCTTATATGCATGCGCCCGGCTATATCGAGAACGTATATACTGCAGTTTAGTGGCATTATTCACGGATGCACCTgtccatttttcttcttccagaTAATGTAAAATCGAATTTGATAGAAATATCCGACGAGCTACTTATAATTACCTAGATAGGCTAGATGCGCAACATTAAATTGATTCCCCGATTCCATTCCTCTGGAAATGGAAATCATTTCATGCACATCCAAAAAAGGCAGGGGCTACGTGGAAGGGTACTAGAGTACTACGGGTTTGAAGGTCTAGTTCAGGTTCATGACAATCTTTACGAGGAAATAGTACAGATCAAGGAGCAGGCACATGCATGCTCCAGACCTCCAGTCCCGTGCCCGGAGTCCCTGTGAGGCTATGACCGCGCTAGCCCCTAGCTGGCTGTTTAATTGGTCTGTGGGAAAACGACCCAACTCTCAACGGGTTCACGTGCGGCGCGTCCGGCCAGCCAGCCACCGCATTACTCAGACGAGAATGAGATCCACCCACCGACGCCGTCGCGTCCGGAGGCCCATTCGTGTTGCTTCTCGCGCTGTGACTGTGATAATCTGACGAAGaactgttttgttttgttttgttttgcagtACGAGGGGGCGGTGAAGGCGGACGGGCGAGGGCAGACCATCTGGGACACCTTCGCGCACACCTTTGGTACGTATCTACACGCAATATCTACTGCCATCGTACCAGTATGAAGTATGCTCAATTTCCCCTGCTTGCTTATGTTATGTATCATGGCAATCGGCCAATCTTGACTCAACTTCCCCAGCGCTCAAGTGCAATCGGCCACTGGGTCATAACCCATACCACTGCACTAAGCCACTAACCAGTCCTCTGCACTCCTACTTTAAGTGTTCCAAGTTTGTTCAATGCTTTCCTTTTCCTAAAGCTGGGATACGTTGTAGTGGAGCAAAACAAGACCGCAAAACGCATTGTGCATGCGCGCGGAGATGTATATATCCCACCTACCGTTTTGCACTCACCAGTCACCACATATATGCTCAGCTCAAATTAACTAAAGAAAGACATTCCCTGCTACAAGGcagctaagctaagctaatCGAGCCATATTAACTGGTTTTTAGTTTAACTACCCAATTATATATCTAGCCTGAAATAGTGGGTAAGAATTGACTGAACGTACCCCCTTGCATCTGCATTTAGACAGTCAGAAGATTAGCTGAAACCTTTTTGAAACTTGAACTCTAAGTAAGGATGAGTGTCTGGTTGATCTCTCTTGTGCAGGAAAGATCACTGACTTCAGCAATGCCGATGTTGCCGTCGACCAGTACCACCGTTTTGAGGTAACCATCGATGTTGCAACGGCCATCTTTACGCATGCTGTGCACAGATCAATGTGAGTTGTGACGCTCTGGAAACggccatcttttctttcttctgttaGGAGGACATACAGCTGATGGCAGACATGGGGATGGACGCGTATCGGTTCTCCATTGCGTGGGCAAGGATTCTCCCAAGTAGGTGCAATCTCTGAGAGCTGAAATCAGCACACCCTCTCCTGCATCATGCCCATGATGCCAGGGAACGACTGCTTTTGATTTCCTGACATATGCAAGAGAGTTGGCTCCTTCAATTCTTACCGGTTTCAGCCGTCTCCTGTTGTAACCATCCGATCCTTGCACTGTTCTTTATTGCTTCAGATGGTGTTGGTCAAGTGAACCAGGCCGGCATCGACCACTACAACAAACTGATCAATGCACTGCTAGCTAAAGGTGAATGGCAGCAGAACTTATTTCCAGTCCGGGTTGATGAGCTCCTGAAAGAATCTGACAGGTGGAAAATAAATCTTGCAGGAATCCAGCCATATGTGACCCTGTACCACTGGGACCTGCCCCAGGCCCTGGAAGACAAGTACAACGGCTGGCTTAACAGGCAGATAGTGTACGTGagcagatcgatcgagcacCCGTTCATAAATCAATTAATTCCATCGGCACAGCAATAtccatcttcttttgttttcactACAGAGACGACTTCGCGGGTTACGCGGAGACGTGCTTCGCGGCGTTCGGGGACCGGGTGAAGCACTGGATCACGGTGAACGAGCCGCACACGGTGTCCGTGCAGGGCTACGACGCCGGGCTGCAGGCGCCCGGCCGCTGCTCCGTGCTGCTCCACCTCTACTGCAAGTCGGGCAACTCCGGCACCGAGCCCTACATCGTCGCCCACAACTTCATCCTCGCCCACGCCACCGTCTCCAGAATCTACCGGAACAAGTACAGGGCGACGCAGAAGGGGCAGCTGGGGATGGCGTTCGACGTGATGTGGTACGAGCCGATGACGAGCAGAGCCGTGGACGTGGAGGCGGCCAAGAGGGCGCAGGAGTTCCAGCTCGGGTGGTTCGCGGATCCTTTCTTCTTCGGGGACTACCCGGAGACGATGCGGAAGCGGGTCGGGGAACGGCTGCCGCGGTTCacgccggaggaggcggagctcgTCAAGGGCGCGCTGGACTTCGTGGGGATCAACCATTACACTACGTATTATACCAGGCAGAATGATACCAACATCATTGGGAAGCTGTTCAATGACACCCTCGCAGACACCGGGACCATCAGCCTGCGTGAGCCTTAGCCCtcatcttctgcttcttctctCGATGCCTAATTTTGTTTTCGGTTTtgttttccctcttcttactttttttttttgcaatttgcaGCGTTCAGGAACGGGAAAGCGATTGGGGACAGGGCGAATTCGATATGGCTGTACATCGTGCCCAGAGGGATGAGGAGCCTGATGAACTACGTCAAGGACAGGTACAACAGCCCGCCAGTCTACATCACTGAAAATGGTAAGGGACCAGGATGGATCCGGATTTACAAACAGCTTCATTACCTCGGAGTTCAGAGCCGTGACACACATAGTGTGCACCTGCTGATGATGATGCAGGGATGGATGACGGCAACAGCCCCTTCATTTCCCTCAAGGACGCCCTCAAGGACAGCAAGAGGATCAAATACCACAACGACTACCTCACCAACCTAGCTGCTTCCATCAAGTACTATATTCTATACTACAATGCCGTTTTTGAACCTGAGCTGATTTGGCTACATACATTTGCAGCAAAAAAAAGCGTAGGCTTTGCGTAGAGGTTTCATGGGTTAATTTGATGTGGTGATTGATGAATCCAGGGAGGACGGGTGCGACGTGCGCGGGTACTTCGCGTGGTCTCTGCTGGACAACTGGGAGTGGGCGGCCGGATACTCGTCAAGGTTCGGGCTCTACTTCGTGGACTACAATGACAATCTCAAGAGATACCCCAAGAACTCCGTGCAGTGGTTCAAGAGCCTCCTCAGTTCGAGTTGATAATCGAGCTAAGCTAGCGCTTGTTTGCTCATTGATTTCTTCCTGCCAGTAGGTTATACCATACGGTGCCGGCGTCGGGGGTTTCAGAATTAGATGTTGTTTTTGCTGGAAGTGTATAGCTTCTAGATGTTATCATTGGACGATATCTTCACATGTATACACACAAGGAATAAATTTGTGAACAATAAATCAATATGGTGCGTGGTCTCTTTGTACAGGATTATGATAACGTGTTATGGCAGGATACACATACTACCATATGTTGCATGCCCCGAGGACTGAGGCCCTATATGGTGTAGGATTTCATGGGAAAGGAATTGTCTTACAAAATCAGCCCCCAACCACGTCTTCCAAACGGACATTCTGTCCTCTTTGTCTGGTTAGGTCTTCCAAATTGGTCCCAAATTTGGAAGAGGTTTGGGGTGTCAGACTCCGGATATTGTCCGGCGCTATTGTTTGTCCGTCTTGTCACCACAACAAAAGATAGGAAAATGAGAAGAAAACGTGAAAATGAGAAGATAAaggataaaagaaaagaaaaactaatttAGGAGATAAATTACGGGGGTGTTGTTGGGTGATAAGGGCGGACAATGggcggacacatgtccacttACTCTCCTCGCAACTGCAACGGGATCCCCAAATTTTGCCCCCaaatgtcttttttttggtCATTCGGGAAAGCAAGTGGATATGTGTCCGCCCCATGTTCACCCTCATCACACAACCACACCCCCCAAATTCCTATCCCAAattagtttttccttttctttatcctttctcttctcctttttaccttttcttcttcttttcccaccTCTTATTGTGGGGCCGGGCGGACAAAAGAGAGCACCGGACACCCCAAACCTCCCCCAAATCTGGAGCAAGTTTGAAGGATATGTCCGGACAAATATGACATTTTATCCGTTTAGGGGATGTCATTGGGAGATGATTTTGAGGACAAAACGTTCATATCcccaaaataaaacatttggAATAACTTTGGGGATGTCATTGGAGATGCTATTAGATTTTGGTGTAGGAACGGCAATGCCATCGATCATTTCTCAACCTTGATAATATGTtattcctccgatccaaataaaatgcgaCATGTTGTGTCATAGACAGGTGGACCTagaccccacatgtcagtgaatGACAAAATGACGTGGTATTTATCAAACCAAACTAAGGGCCAGTATTTTTTGTCTCCAGATCAATTTCCAGGTCCACAAAAGCTCAAGCCCAATAGAAGCATATTTTTGACCGGCTTCCATGGGTTGCTCACCATGAAAATCCTTAATATATGCAAAGAAAAATGTTCCAGAGCAGCTTCTTAGGAACCCCTGATTTCCCTACTACCTCTCACCCGGTCACCCCCGGAGATCAGCCTGACCCGACCATCCCATTCTCTCGTTATCTAGTTAGGATTTCACCGGCGACAACCATTCCAATCTCTGATTTGCCAATGCTCATCCGTCCTCATCACTTCTGCACAGGACTTCCTTCGCCGACTGGACATACCAAGCTAGTTCAAAGCCAcaccaatctttatgaaacgatGAGAGTAGTAGAAACTTAGACACCCATTTGAATATAGATCGaaggaaaatagaaaaggcaCACTGTACACACGAGCTGCGACGGCACCCAGCCATCTCCCGCACCTTGTGAATATGTAACGGTCAGAATGTACATCGCACATTCAAAGTAGAAgtctcaaacaaacaaattattAGAACAATACATGGCAGAGTTGGCAGAAAGATCACAATGAAGCTAACAGCCATCATCTTTACATAAGCAGCTTCATTAAATTATTTGCTGAAAGTGAACAATCTCCGAACAAAAGATGGAAAAGCAAGTCATGACGATTCATCGTAAAACAACAGGTGGCACCCAAGTAAGCCACGTCAGCCGAATTTGCCTATCATTATTGACAGCTTTGTGGGGTTTGGACAGAGAAGACAAGGCAAGAAAAACGAAGACTCAAAAAATTCCTCCACTTGGGCACATACTATGTGCGTGGATGGGGCCATGATATAATGATACCAAAAGAAGCAATTATCTTCGCCTTTGCAGACTGTAAACATGGTACACCGCTAGATGAATCTAGTACCGGAGCATGTAGGTCCTGCGCCTGAACCAGTTGTAGTCTGGAAGTGACTGAATAGGACCCATTGCAGCAATAGCAACATCCTGAAACAAAAGCAGCAACACGATATTGTTAACAGGTTTCATGGTTTGCCATATATATTTCGGCCAGAACAAAACATATAGAATGAACATTATCATGTGATACTACTGTTCCACCTAAATATTTCCTCAAGATAACAAACGATgccctaaaaaaagaagagtaaATGCATACTGTGTACTTTAAAAGTCAATATAACAAGCTCCATTAttccaaaaaaacaaatgggTGTTacataactactccctccgtctcatattaagtgactttctattacatgtatctagacatattttagtatatagatacgtccacatttagacaaatttgagtcacttaatatgggacggagggagtaccactCATTGATATTACATGTTGGCatagaaacaaaaaggaaaaaatatacCCATCAATAAAGCTCTAACAATAAACAGATTGAGCCAAGATTATTGCACTTGGCAGGTCCCCGATAAGCAAGGATGTGATTTAAGAGCTAGAAAGCTGACCATACTTTGGCACCTTTTAGTCTTTTACATCACATTCTGGCATTACTTGACAAAACAGAATATTTAAAATtatggttttgctatttctttcAGCTGACACTAATAACTATCCGATCTGATCACTGAGATTCATGCAAGTACAAGGAGATAAGAAGATTCTTCATATGATGGCTATGAATGTGGACTGAGAAATAACAGATTCCAAGGCAAGAGTGCAAAATAACAATTACCTGGTCAAAGATGAAACGGTTTGCAACATGCCTGATAGTGCTTGGATCAACTGCATCTATTCTTGCAAAAAGCTCAGGAATAGGAATTCTACGGCCATAGATGAGTAGCTGACACAACAGAAGAACAAAGATAAGTTTCAGAAAACTACCATACGGTGAATATCATGTGACATTACATAATATGGCTTAAATACCTGACGTCCAATATCCTCAACAACAGCAGTTGAACCATCGAGGTGGAGTTGAATAGAAGATTTCAGCTGAAAGTGTCAAATCAAAGCACGACAGCATCTTAAAACAGATCATGAAGTTCAATGGCAGATATATATGATCCAATACGACAGTCATCCAATATCAGAATGCCAGTATGCACCACAGAACATGGTAACTAACAAGTCCATAGAAGGAACACACCACAGAAACATGCCTCATATAACTGAGTTTGAGACTCGGTAAGCTAAAGGAAATAATATTACGTGCAGCCTTTTTTTAAGGTACCTGATTGCGCGCACGAATAACGTCTTCTTCTGTAACCCGGTATGATAGTTTACTCATCTCTTGCATAATTGCAAAAGCCAAATCATCCAAGCAATCAGCCTACAAAATAAGGTCATGTACCATCATTAGGCaagaatttttttagaaacatgtTATACTTATACCACTAGAACATGTTCAAAAACAAAGTATGATTCATACTCGGTATGCAAAAATCAATTTACTGCAAACAATCAATTATTGCATTCGATTGACAGTAGCAAGTCATATTAGGTCGAAGTTTACATTAGATTATTGATCTCGTTGATAAGTCTTAACAGGTTACATTTTAGTTTGCACTGCATAAAAGCAAAGTTTCCAGAAATCAATTTCATTACTTcacaaaagagagagaagataCAACATGTCAAATTTCTTTATTTCCTTCCAAGGGAGATTAACCCTTCATACAAGACAATAGACATAATTGACATTCGCCAAAGATTATAGGAGCTTCAAAATTAGTTAAAGGGCCATAGGAACAAGCAAACGCTAGAATTGCAATAGACGAAAAACAGCAATACAGTACACCTCCACTTAGAATTTAGGTGTTCCCATCCCTTTCTGGGGTAGCAAAAATACAAGACTGACCTTAGCAACAGCATATACACCAAACAGACCAGTGTCCTTATAATTCGTATTGAATGCCATTATGCTCTCGGCGATGTCATTGATCGCTACTCTCTGTACAAGCTCTGAACTGCAAAACCAAGAGGTTAACACAAAACACATGATCAGTGTTTAGAAAAAATAATGATAGTTAACAAATGGGATTTGGTCTATGTGAGACAAATAACATGAAAGGAGGGGCggggaaaaagagaggaacCCACCCCATGTGCTTCCCTCCTCCAGCACTCTTGTTCCATGAACCAAGCATAGTTTGCATAACCATTAATGCAATAGAATCGGGATCTGCCCAAGAAGCTCCATTGAAGGCAACAGCAAATTGAGCGAGTGGCATGTCATCATCAATAATTCGAACCTATTGAGTAGCATAAAATGTTAACATCAACACGTATTTCTGGTGAACAGAAGAGTAAGTGTAGAGTAAAACACATACCTCAGAACCAGTAAAAGAGGCTGGCTCCTTGTCAACTAACATACTAGTTGTTGTTGGGTCAGTTGACAGCTTATCGAACAGTTTCGTTGCCTGTTCTACAATATCCTCATGCTTaacagcaccagcagcagtaATAACCTGAAAACACGCAAAGTACATGCTATTTAACACTAGACTAGAAGATACTCAATCCGAGTGCAGCAGTTGCAGTAATACAAAATGACTGGTATACACATGTATGGCAGTCACAGAGTTTTAGTGCACAGTACCATTCTAGGAGCAGTGTAGTGAGTTTTGATGTACGCTTTGA
This is a stretch of genomic DNA from Brachypodium distachyon strain Bd21 chromosome 1, Brachypodium_distachyon_v3.0, whole genome shotgun sequence. It encodes these proteins:
- the LOC100822927 gene encoding beta-glucosidase 6, with product MGIKRPGRCNCATAAELLALLLIILGASSLTGCIAASGGAGLTRGSFPKGFVFGTASAAYQYEGAVKADGRGQTIWDTFAHTFGKITDFSNADVAVDQYHRFEEDIQLMADMGMDAYRFSIAWARILPNGVGQVNQAGIDHYNKLINALLAKGIQPYVTLYHWDLPQALEDKYNGWLNRQIVDDFAGYAETCFAAFGDRVKHWITVNEPHTVSVQGYDAGLQAPGRCSVLLHLYCKSGNSGTEPYIVAHNFILAHATVSRIYRNKYRATQKGQLGMAFDVMWYEPMTSRAVDVEAAKRAQEFQLGWFADPFFFGDYPETMRKRVGERLPRFTPEEAELVKGALDFVGINHYTTYYTRQNDTNIIGKLFNDTLADTGTISLPFRNGKAIGDRANSIWLYIVPRGMRSLMNYVKDRYNSPPVYITENGMDDGNSPFISLKDALKDSKRIKYHNDYLTNLAASIKEDGCDVRGYFAWSLLDNWEWAAGYSSRFGLYFVDYNDNLKRYPKNSVQWFKSLLSSS
- the LOC100836495 gene encoding probable mitochondrial-processing peptidase subunit beta, mitochondrial; this encodes MAFRRILSAAVRRRSAAAAAAAGNAREASTAVAAGPGVIGPDAPAVRAPLMPYDRISEAVNARLRRLEHPDPRFLRYASPVPAHVDHTAILAAPETRVTTLPNGLRVATESSLAARTATVGVWIDAGSRYEKDSQAGVAHFVEHMLFKGTGMRTAGQLEQEIEDIGGHLNAYTSREQTTYYAKVLDKDVPRALEVLADILQNSNLAEERIERERDVILREMEEVEGQSEEVIFDHLHATAFQYTSLGRPILGSADNVRSITQEDLKAYIKTHYTAPRMVITAAGAVKHEDIVEQATKLFDKLSTDPTTTSMLVDKEPASFTGSEVRIIDDDMPLAQFAVAFNGASWADPDSIALMVMQTMLGSWNKSAGGGKHMGSELVQRVAINDIAESIMAFNTNYKDTGLFGVYAVAKADCLDDLAFAIMQEMSKLSYRVTEEDVIRARNQLKSSIQLHLDGSTAVVEDIGRQLLIYGRRIPIPELFARIDAVDPSTIRHVANRFIFDQDVAIAAMGPIQSLPDYNWFRRRTYMLRY